From a single Glycine soja cultivar W05 chromosome 19, ASM419377v2, whole genome shotgun sequence genomic region:
- the LOC114399870 gene encoding myb-related protein 305-like, protein MDKKQQCKTSQDPEVRKGPWTMEEDLILMNYIANHGEGVWNSLAKAAGLKRNGKSCRLRWLNYLRPDVRRGNITPEEQLLIMELHAKWGNRWSKIAKHLPGRTDNEIKNYWRTRIQKHIKQAENFQQQSSNNSEINDHQASTSHVSTMAEPMEMYSPPCYQGMLEPFSTQFPTINPDQSSCCTNDNNNINYWSMEDSWSMQLLNGD, encoded by the exons ATGGATAAAAAACAACAGTGTAAGACGTCTCAAGATCCTGAAGTGAGAAAAGGGCCTTGGACAATGGAAGAAGACTTGATCTTGATGAACTATATTGCAAATCATGGGGAAGGTGTTTGGAACTCTTTGGCCAAAGCTGCTG GTCTCAAACGTAACGGAAAGAGTTGCCGGCTAAGGTGGCTAAATTACCTCCGTCCTGATGTTAGAAGAGGGAATATTACACCCGAGGAACAACTTTTGATTATGGAGCTCCACGCAAAGTGGGGAAACAG GTGGTCCAAAATTGCCAAGCATCTACCTGGAAGGACTGATAATGAGATCAAGAACTATTGGAGGACAAGGATCCAGAAGCACATCAAGCAAGCTGAGAACTTTCAGCAACAGAGTAGTAATAATTCTGAGATAAATGATCACCAAGCTAGCACTAGCCATGTTTCCACCATGGCTGAGCCCATGGAGATGTATTCTCCACCCTGTTATCAAGGAATGTTAGAGCCATTTTCAACTCAGTTCCCTACAATTAATCCTGATCAATCCAGTTGTTGTACCAATGACAACAACAACATTAACTATTGGAGCATGGAGGATAGCTGGTCAATGCAATTACTGAACGGTGATTAA